The Coccinella septempunctata chromosome X, icCocSept1.1, whole genome shotgun sequence nucleotide sequence GACATTACACTCCAATCAGAGTCCCACATCACATTTTAGGCACATGAAACGTACACTGGATGTACATCCTTCCTCAGCGCAACGACGTCTCTTATTATTGGGGATGGTGGTGAGTAAATGATCCATCCTGTCATATCTCAAATTGTCAGATACTCTGTTATTTGAGGTACTTGACCCAGTTGTAGAAGGTCTCCCTGCTCCCTTAGGTACTGAGCCAAATTTGGAGAGATATGCTTGGGCTATTTCTCTCCTAAATTCTAGTTGACTTAGTGGTGGAAGATGTTTGCATCTTTTAGATGTGATCCAAGCGTTCACTACAGCTGCATCAAGGAGCCAAGTGAATATTGACCTGCACCACTTTTTTCTACGTAAAGAGATTCTGTACCTGGAAATTTGTTGGTCCATAAAATCTGTGCCACCCATGCATTCATTGTACTCTGTTATAAGTTTTGGTTGGGATACCTGGATGATTTTTTTCTCTGATTGAGAATATCTCTTGGCCTGAGTAACTGGATTGATACCATGACATGTAGATGCTACTATGACTACATTATTATCCATCCATTTAGTGATCAGAATTCCATCTTCTCTGTCAATAGCACTGACTAAGTCTCCCCTCTTTTTCGTTTTACTCATTACTTTTTTTGGGGGTAAGTTGCAACTTTTGGGAATTCTATTCTCTCTCATCGTGCCGGTTCCATCATAACCTTTCTGTTTTAGATAATATAGCAAATTAAAACTTGTGGAaagattatcgaaataaaacTTGATTGGAAGATGTTTGCAATGTTCTGGAAATTCATCGATCATATTTATCAAAGGGGCAGCACATTTTCCGAATTGGACCTCATATTTAGAATTCCCACGTGGATTTTTGCCTTGGTACAAATCGAAATTGACAAGGTAGCCAGAAGTGGAATTGAGACACCACATCTTGTATCCAAACCTGATGGGTTTCCCACGTATAAGCTGTTTACAGGAATGCTTTCCAAAATATTTGATCATGGATTCGTCATAATCCAACTGTTGCTCAGGAATCCAATTATCGATGAACTTACGTTTCAAAAGGTCCATGAGTGGACGTAGTTTCCACATTTTATCTTCCAAATGGGGTTTTGTATTGTCGCTACAATGCAAATATTTGATCTGCCTGAATCTGTCCCGCCTCATAGAATCACATACTAACGCATTTTTCATATCTGCTTTCGAATCCCAGTAATAGTCTCTTCCAGGCTCGCTTCCAGGTAATTCATTATAGCCTGTTACTATCAGAATTGCAATAACGCATTTCATTTCATCTTCACTTATATTCGGATGAGGTTTGTTGCAGAAAAGTGCATATTTATTCGATTCATCAACAAGTAGTTGTATTATATCTTCATccaaaaaagattcaaaaatatCGATGTAACTCATGTTGTCATATCTAGTGTAATCTGGCTGAGGAAATTGTTTAGGCATTTCTTCAAAATCACCCTTCAACCAAGTGATATCTTTCATCCCGGGTCTTTCAAACAAGAATTCTTCTGGTTCGGGTGAACAGGAGGCTACCGGTTGGTTCAGAATTACTTCCGCTTTTTGGGATGGTTGTCGTCCAGGAAGATTATCGAGCATTCAACCACTATCTTCCTCTCCGGAATCTTCATCCGTGGGAATATTCGAATCGGGGGGCTCAATAAATATTTCTAACATCTATACGAGGGGGTAACCACTTCCGAAATCGATGTACTTTTTTAgcccgaaatcccgaaatcatcatcgaaatcccgaaatcatcatccgaaatcccgaaatcatcgccgaaatcccgaaatcatacaccgaaatcccgaaatcatcatccgaaatcccgaaatcatcaccGAAATCCTGCAATCATTACTGGACCTTTACAATAATTGTAATAGTAAGGATACATTCGACTTAAGGAAAGAATACATAATTAATTTAAAGAATTCtttcaaaaaatcaaaaagaCTAATCAAGATGCTGAAGTATACCTAAAGTGAATTatgctttatacagggtgagtcacgAGGTACTGTACATATTCAATCAGGTGCACAATTTGAAAAGGCCTCCTCTCCATAAGTTTTATCGAACGTTTTATACAGGCTGATTTTCGGTTTTCACAAAAAGCTTTGATCCGTCTAACTTTTGAACGGTTATCTCTTatcttataataattttttaggA carries:
- the LOC123322375 gene encoding piggyBac transposable element-derived protein 3-like translates to MLDNLPGRQPSQKAEVILNQPVASCSPEPEEFLFERPGMKDITWLKGDFEEMPKQFPQPDYTRYDNMSYIDIFESFLDEDIIQLLVDESNKYALFCNKPHPNISEDEMKCVIAILIVTGYNELPGSEPGRDYYWDSKADMKNALVCDSMRRDRFRQIKYLHCSDNTKPHLEDKMWKLRPLMDLLKRKFIDNWIPEQQLDYDESMIKYFGKHSCKQLIRGKPIRFGYKMWCLNSTSGYLVNFDLYQGKNPRGNSKYEVQFGKCAAPLINMIDEFPEHCKHLPIKFYFDNLSTSFNLLYYLKQKGYDGTGTMRENRIPKSCNLPPKKVMSKTKKRGDLVSAIDREDGILITKWMDNNVVIVASTCHGINPVTQAKRYSQSEKKIIQVSQPKLITEYNECMGGTDFMDQQISRYRISLRRKKWCRSIFTWLLDAAVVNAWITSKRCKHLPPLSQLEFRREIAQAYLSKFGSVPKGAGRPSTTGSSTSNNRVSDNLRYDRMDHLLTTIPNNKRRRCAEEGCTSSVRFMCLKCDVGL